From a region of the Paraburkholderia hospita genome:
- a CDS encoding cysteine dioxygenase family protein has translation MNPSAGLITREPALAENLSMPCAIPAAGAISQLCAALDAAFDACAGSDDPSRHAAFARGVRAALAEAAADASLLTEAQREGAATCYRRHLLAADPQGRYAIAALVWMPGQASPVHAHHTWCGYAVIDGALTETIYDLNADTGCATPARDQMREPGAVSFTRSGRTGIHRLGNCSGSTAVSLHIYGVPGEQITTHVNDIMRVADSSQAIAA, from the coding sequence ATGAACCCGTCAGCCGGCCTGATCACACGCGAACCCGCGTTGGCCGAAAACCTTTCCATGCCCTGCGCCATACCCGCGGCGGGCGCGATCTCGCAACTTTGTGCGGCGCTCGACGCCGCCTTCGACGCCTGCGCCGGCTCCGATGATCCGTCGCGGCACGCGGCCTTCGCGCGCGGCGTGCGCGCAGCGCTCGCCGAAGCCGCCGCCGACGCATCGCTGCTCACCGAAGCGCAACGCGAAGGCGCCGCAACCTGCTATCGCCGCCATCTGCTCGCCGCCGATCCACAAGGCCGCTATGCAATCGCTGCGCTCGTCTGGATGCCCGGCCAGGCAAGCCCGGTTCACGCGCATCACACGTGGTGCGGCTATGCCGTCATCGACGGCGCGTTGACGGAAACCATTTACGACCTGAACGCCGACACCGGCTGCGCGACGCCTGCACGCGACCAGATGCGCGAACCAGGTGCCGTGTCGTTCACGCGCTCAGGCCGCACCGGCATCCATCGGCTCGGCAATTGCAGCGGCAGCACCGCTGTCTCGCTTCACATCTACGGCGTGCCCGGCGAACAGATCACGACTCATGTGAACGACATCATGCGCGTCGCCGACAGTTCACAAGCCATCGCGGCCTGA
- a CDS encoding mechanosensitive ion channel family protein has protein sequence MKSCLARRESQAAPSSGGLLAIDAVFRALSQFFSHAGALRRARAGALASALCLCFALAGACFGMPGTAQAAGATPGAPMIPALQSLINSATVSTAAPASGASAADAASAPSPASQAELEKSLDSVITTLDNDRQRTALVTQLKKLRDATKTVGPPVSASAPSSAGLLGAIAAGIASFETDVQQGRSPLNYWSGRFNAAGNEIYTIVTSQGREHFGRVLLNMIAVLAGWGACAAGLIYLQRRIYARFGIVVRLDPNPTTRELLIFALRRVGPWIVAFVAALMFVRSMPDSLGRTIAMVIAYAIVAGAVFSAICLIMFSLFGSGHRRTAVRLLIEQARRPLFAIGICSALGDAAVNYDVAHELGTNLAALVSTVSNMTAAVLTAYFALAFRRPVAHLIRNRAYEQRHDHKAATDGFEVLASLWHVPMLVLATASVIATIGGIGSGENVLQISVVTALLLVLAFFLSAIVLRVTRPRNVRRRRRSPYLTRLLRFAGTLITLFVWLAYFEFASRLWDVSLAQIIEESVTARGIAHALTAILITVFVSWLVWILIDTAIQEAVNPSGPRNKSKNPSMRARTMLPLVRNVLFVTILTIAGIVTAANLGINVTPLLAGAGVIGLAIGFGAQSLVSDLITGLFIIIEDTISVGDWIDIDGGHAGTVEYLSIRTVRLRDGQGAIHAIPFSQIKIVKNLSRDFAYAVFEVRVPFSADVDEVTQLIRAVGADLMADFRYRREMLGPVEVWGLDRFDPNWMVVKGQIKTRPLQQWSVARAFNLRLKRKMDEAGIEIPVPQMRIHTSRGDEVGEVLKDEAFAQHEEHEREHAREAATGTTTPFRPKKGGAMPPARDVSHEPRPAPPSTGQTASVPPQIPTAGDGGKT, from the coding sequence ATGAAGTCATGCCTCGCGCGGCGTGAATCGCAGGCTGCGCCGTCATCCGGCGGGCTTCTGGCGATTGACGCCGTTTTTCGCGCTTTATCCCAATTCTTTTCGCACGCCGGAGCATTGCGCCGGGCGCGTGCGGGTGCGCTCGCGTCCGCCTTGTGCCTGTGTTTCGCGCTCGCTGGCGCCTGTTTCGGCATGCCGGGCACCGCGCAGGCTGCAGGCGCCACTCCCGGCGCGCCGATGATTCCCGCGCTGCAGAGCCTGATCAATAGCGCGACGGTTTCGACGGCGGCGCCCGCGTCGGGCGCGTCGGCGGCGGATGCGGCATCGGCACCGTCGCCCGCCAGCCAGGCCGAACTGGAGAAATCGCTCGACAGCGTGATCACGACGCTCGACAACGACCGCCAGCGCACCGCGCTCGTCACGCAGCTGAAAAAACTGCGCGACGCGACGAAGACGGTCGGGCCGCCCGTGTCCGCCAGCGCACCGTCGAGCGCCGGTCTGCTCGGCGCGATCGCCGCGGGCATTGCATCGTTTGAAACCGACGTGCAGCAGGGACGCTCGCCGCTCAACTACTGGTCGGGCCGCTTCAACGCGGCGGGCAACGAAATCTATACGATCGTCACGAGCCAGGGGCGCGAGCACTTTGGGCGCGTGTTGCTGAACATGATCGCCGTGCTCGCGGGATGGGGCGCGTGCGCGGCGGGTCTGATTTATCTGCAGCGCAGGATCTACGCGCGGTTTGGTATCGTCGTGCGGCTCGATCCCAATCCGACCACGCGCGAGCTGCTGATTTTCGCGCTGCGCCGCGTCGGACCGTGGATCGTCGCGTTCGTCGCCGCGCTGATGTTCGTGCGCTCGATGCCCGATTCGCTCGGCCGCACGATCGCGATGGTGATCGCGTATGCGATCGTCGCGGGCGCCGTGTTCTCGGCGATCTGCCTGATCATGTTCTCGCTGTTCGGCTCGGGCCATCGACGCACTGCCGTGCGCCTGCTGATCGAGCAGGCGCGCCGGCCGCTATTCGCGATCGGCATCTGCAGCGCGCTCGGCGATGCCGCCGTCAATTACGACGTCGCGCATGAGCTCGGGACGAATCTCGCGGCGCTGGTGTCGACCGTCTCGAACATGACGGCGGCCGTGTTGACCGCGTACTTCGCGCTCGCGTTTCGCCGTCCCGTCGCGCATCTGATCCGCAATCGCGCTTATGAACAGCGGCACGATCACAAGGCCGCGACCGACGGCTTCGAAGTGCTCGCGTCGCTCTGGCACGTGCCGATGCTCGTGCTAGCGACAGCTTCCGTGATCGCGACGATCGGCGGCATCGGCAGCGGTGAGAACGTGTTGCAGATTTCGGTCGTGACGGCGCTGCTGCTGGTGCTTGCGTTCTTCCTGTCGGCCATCGTGCTGCGCGTGACGCGGCCGCGCAATGTGCGCCGGAGGCGCCGCTCGCCTTATCTGACTCGCCTGTTGCGCTTCGCGGGCACGCTGATCACGCTGTTCGTCTGGCTCGCGTACTTCGAATTCGCGTCGCGGCTGTGGGACGTGTCGCTTGCGCAGATCATCGAAGAGAGCGTGACGGCGCGCGGCATCGCACACGCGCTGACGGCGATCCTGATCACGGTGTTCGTGTCGTGGCTCGTGTGGATACTGATCGACACGGCGATCCAGGAAGCCGTCAACCCGAGCGGCCCGCGCAACAAGTCGAAGAACCCGAGCATGCGCGCGCGCACGATGCTGCCGCTCGTGCGCAACGTGCTGTTCGTGACGATCCTGACGATCGCGGGCATCGTCACGGCGGCCAATCTCGGCATCAACGTGACACCGCTGCTGGCGGGCGCGGGCGTGATCGGTCTGGCGATCGGCTTCGGCGCGCAGTCACTGGTGAGCGATCTGATCACGGGCCTGTTCATCATCATCGAGGACACGATCTCGGTCGGCGACTGGATTGACATCGACGGCGGGCACGCGGGCACGGTCGAATATCTGTCGATCCGCACCGTTCGGCTGCGCGACGGCCAGGGCGCGATCCACGCCATTCCGTTCTCGCAGATCAAGATCGTGAAGAACCTGTCGCGCGATTTCGCGTATGCGGTGTTCGAAGTGCGCGTGCCGTTTTCCGCCGATGTCGACGAGGTGACGCAACTGATCCGTGCCGTCGGCGCGGACCTGATGGCCGATTTCCGTTACCGGCGCGAGATGCTCGGTCCCGTCGAAGTGTGGGGGCTCGACCGCTTCGATCCGAACTGGATGGTCGTCAAAGGACAGATCAAGACACGGCCGTTGCAGCAGTGGAGCGTGGCGCGCGCCTTCAATCTGCGTCTGAAGCGCAAGATGGACGAAGCGGGCATCGAGATTCCCGTGCCGCAGATGCGCATACATACGTCGCGCGGCGACGAAGTGGGCGAGGTGTTGAAGGACGAAGCGTTCGCGCAACACGAGGAACACGAGCGGGAACACGCGCGCGAAGCCGCGACGGGCACGACGACGCCGTTCAGGCCGAAGAAGGGCGGCGCCATGCCGCCGGCGCGCGACGTGTCGCACGAGCCGCGTCCGGCGCCGCCGTCGACGGGGCAAACGGCATCCGTGCCGCCGCAGATTCCAACGGCGGGCGACGGCGGGAAGACGTGA
- a CDS encoding NAD(P)-dependent oxidoreductase has product MSKTLKIALFGATGMIGSRIAAEAARRGHQVTAFSRNPERAPADVANLKAAQADVTDAASVAAGARGHDVVASAYAPPQDNLAQIDKATRALVEGTRAAGIKRLVVVGGAGSLEVAPGKQLVDTEGFPDAYKAIALAHRDVLPILRAASDLDWTFFAPAALIAPGERRGTFRTGANALIVDAQGNSSISAEDYAIAFVDELEQGRFVHQLATVAY; this is encoded by the coding sequence ATGAGCAAGACACTGAAGATCGCGCTGTTCGGCGCAACGGGCATGATCGGCTCGCGCATCGCGGCGGAAGCGGCGCGTCGCGGGCATCAGGTGACGGCTTTCTCGCGCAATCCCGAACGCGCGCCCGCCGATGTCGCGAACCTGAAAGCGGCGCAGGCCGACGTGACGGATGCGGCGAGCGTCGCAGCCGGGGCGCGCGGACACGATGTCGTCGCGAGCGCCTATGCGCCGCCGCAGGACAACCTCGCGCAGATCGACAAGGCGACCCGTGCGCTGGTCGAAGGCACGCGCGCGGCGGGTATCAAACGTCTCGTTGTGGTGGGCGGCGCGGGTTCGCTCGAAGTGGCGCCCGGCAAGCAACTGGTCGACACGGAAGGCTTTCCGGACGCCTACAAGGCGATCGCGCTCGCGCACCGCGACGTGCTGCCCATCCTGCGTGCCGCCAGCGATCTCGACTGGACGTTCTTCGCGCCCGCCGCGCTGATCGCGCCGGGCGAGCGCAGAGGCACGTTTCGCACGGGCGCCAACGCGCTGATCGTGGATGCGCAGGGCAACAGCAGCATTTCGGCGGAAGACTACGCAATCGCGTTCGTCGACGAGCTGGAGCAGGGCCGTTTCGTTCATCAGCTCGCGACCGTCGCGTACTGA
- a CDS encoding Rrf2 family transcriptional regulator, with translation MNTSSRFAFAVHVLALLSLQEGVPLSSDMIAGSVNTNPVLIRRLLAMLAEAGLTTSQLGAGGGALLAREPEDITLLDIYRAVDDAQLFAMHRETPNPACMVGRNIQTVLTGIIGDAQQALEASLASRTLADATADVVRAERARERKRKAAEG, from the coding sequence GTGAATACGAGTAGCCGATTTGCCTTTGCGGTTCATGTGCTCGCCCTGCTGTCGTTGCAGGAAGGCGTGCCGCTGTCGTCGGACATGATCGCGGGAAGCGTGAACACGAATCCCGTGCTGATCCGGCGTCTGCTGGCGATGCTCGCGGAAGCCGGCCTCACCACGTCGCAACTGGGCGCGGGCGGCGGCGCGCTGCTGGCGCGCGAGCCCGAGGACATCACGCTGCTCGACATCTACCGCGCCGTCGACGATGCGCAGCTATTCGCCATGCATCGCGAGACGCCGAATCCGGCGTGCATGGTCGGACGCAACATCCAGACGGTGCTGACGGGCATCATCGGCGATGCGCAACAGGCGCTCGAAGCGTCGCTGGCGTCGCGCACGCTGGCCGACGCGACGGCCGACGTCGTGCGCGCGGAACGGGCGCGCGAACGCAAGCGCAAAGCCGCGGAGGGTTGA
- a CDS encoding GNAT family N-acetyltransferase, with translation MTDPIPFAFRLFRAADAAALAALFRDAALAAAGYDPAAREAWASAADDLAAFGARLARGITLVALRGGAYAGFGQLHPADHIEMLYVAPAFMRQGLAAELLARLEARARVAGALALTADVSVSARHAFERAGFAVEAEESVTRNGVSLRRFRMMKPLAAARPQV, from the coding sequence ATGACCGATCCAATTCCTTTCGCCTTCCGCCTGTTCCGGGCCGCTGACGCTGCGGCTCTCGCTGCGCTCTTTCGCGACGCGGCGCTGGCCGCCGCGGGTTACGACCCGGCGGCGCGCGAGGCATGGGCGTCAGCCGCCGACGACCTCGCCGCTTTCGGCGCGCGGCTTGCGCGCGGCATTACGCTGGTCGCTTTGCGCGGTGGGGCGTATGCCGGGTTTGGGCAACTCCATCCGGCCGATCACATCGAGATGCTCTATGTCGCGCCGGCCTTTATGCGTCAAGGGCTCGCGGCAGAACTGCTCGCGCGGCTCGAAGCACGGGCGCGCGTTGCGGGCGCGCTTGCGTTGACGGCCGACGTCAGCGTCAGCGCGAGGCACGCATTCGAGCGGGCGGGCTTCGCGGTGGAGGCCGAAGAGTCCGTCACGCGCAACGGCGTATCATTGAGGCGTTTTCGCATGATGAAGCCGCTCGCCGCGGCTCGACCACAAGTATGA
- a CDS encoding DJ-1/PfpI family protein has translation MAAKKILFLTGDFAEDYETMVPFQALQAVGHIVDAVCPGKRAGERVKTAIHDFEGDQTYTEKPGHYFTLNASFDEIDPSQYDALAIAGGRAPEYLRLNAKVIEVVRQFAESNKPIAAICHAAQLLAAADVIRGKRISAYPACAPEVKLAGGDYADIPVDAAVTDGNFVTAPAWPAHPEWLRQFLVVLGTRIEL, from the coding sequence ATGGCAGCAAAGAAGATTCTGTTCCTGACGGGCGACTTCGCCGAGGATTACGAAACAATGGTGCCGTTCCAGGCGCTACAGGCAGTCGGCCATATCGTCGATGCCGTCTGTCCCGGCAAGCGCGCGGGCGAGCGCGTGAAAACGGCGATTCACGATTTCGAGGGCGACCAGACGTACACCGAGAAGCCTGGCCACTACTTCACGCTCAACGCAAGCTTCGATGAGATCGATCCGTCGCAGTATGACGCGCTCGCGATCGCCGGCGGCCGTGCGCCGGAGTATCTGCGGCTCAACGCGAAAGTGATCGAGGTCGTGCGCCAGTTCGCCGAAAGCAATAAGCCGATCGCCGCGATCTGCCACGCCGCGCAACTGCTCGCCGCCGCCGATGTGATCCGCGGCAAGCGCATTTCGGCTTATCCCGCGTGCGCGCCCGAGGTGAAGCTGGCGGGCGGCGACTACGCGGACATTCCCGTCGACGCGGCCGTCACCGACGGGAACTTCGTCACGGCGCCCGCGTGGCCCGCGCATCCCGAATGGCTGCGGCAGTTCCTCGTGGTGCTCGGCACGCGTATCGAACTTTGA
- a CDS encoding sensor histidine kinase, translating to MRLTTKGLLLIAIPAVFELALLSGLMKAQSDAEQAEHWSMHSEDVLRQTASILGPVLLESVRLRGAVVSGTRDTSTPVAFWMDVDRRIDRLAELVADNPVQVERAAQIRQAVQMYRQWSDRVQDLIRSGRRRDVLQRFRDLAGTDVLDGFRAQIAAFQAQERQLDSVRSAEAAAARERQQSLIVAAVLGSLVFVAIAFWVFARGVRGRLALLSDNASRLASNEPLAPLTPGNDEIARLDLTLHMTSRKLLEAERQQARFQSDLGRHAAELAQTNETLRQQTQENETFIYSVSHDLRAPLVNLQGFSKELNHACDDLREALRQSSLSTHQREHVERLIDEDIGEALHFLQTAVLRASHIIDALLRLSRVGRVEYRRQQVEVRDIVQRVVDAMQATIRDHRARVIVQALPPVWGDPTALEQIFANLIGNAINYLSPERSGVVEIGTAPAPPGVQTLRIFYVKDNGLGIPEIAMPRLFSAFQRLHGNVAAGEGIGLALVRRMVERHGGRVWAESTEGVGTTFYVSLPDAAAPSRDDEHEAVTGGDGQALRADAR from the coding sequence ATGAGACTGACGACCAAAGGCCTGCTTCTGATTGCGATCCCCGCCGTCTTCGAACTGGCATTGCTGTCGGGCCTCATGAAGGCGCAGTCGGATGCCGAACAGGCCGAGCACTGGAGCATGCACAGCGAAGATGTGCTGCGTCAGACAGCCAGCATTCTCGGGCCCGTGTTGCTGGAATCGGTGCGGTTGCGCGGCGCCGTCGTCAGCGGCACACGCGATACCTCTACGCCCGTGGCGTTCTGGATGGATGTCGACCGGCGCATCGACCGGCTCGCCGAGCTGGTCGCCGACAATCCCGTGCAAGTCGAGCGCGCCGCGCAGATCCGCCAGGCCGTGCAGATGTACCGGCAATGGTCGGACCGCGTGCAGGACCTGATCCGCTCGGGACGCCGGCGCGACGTGCTGCAGCGTTTTCGCGACCTCGCCGGAACCGATGTGCTCGACGGCTTTCGCGCGCAGATCGCGGCGTTCCAGGCGCAAGAGCGGCAGCTCGATTCGGTGCGCTCGGCCGAGGCCGCGGCGGCGCGGGAGCGGCAGCAGTCGCTGATCGTCGCGGCCGTGCTCGGCTCGCTGGTGTTCGTCGCGATTGCGTTCTGGGTGTTCGCGCGCGGCGTGCGCGGCCGGCTCGCGCTGTTGTCGGACAACGCCAGCCGGCTCGCCAGCAACGAGCCGCTGGCGCCGCTCACGCCCGGCAACGATGAAATCGCGCGGCTCGATCTGACGCTGCATATGACGAGCCGCAAGCTGCTCGAAGCGGAGCGCCAGCAGGCGCGCTTCCAGTCCGATCTGGGCCGCCACGCCGCCGAACTCGCGCAGACCAACGAAACGCTGCGCCAGCAAACCCAGGAAAACGAGACGTTCATCTATAGCGTGTCGCACGATCTGCGCGCGCCGCTCGTCAATCTGCAGGGTTTCTCGAAGGAGCTGAACCATGCGTGCGACGATCTGCGCGAAGCCCTGCGTCAGTCGTCGCTGTCGACGCACCAGCGTGAGCATGTCGAGCGGCTGATCGACGAGGACATCGGCGAGGCGCTGCATTTCCTGCAGACGGCCGTATTGCGCGCGTCGCACATCATCGACGCGCTGCTGCGGCTATCGCGCGTCGGACGCGTCGAATACCGGCGTCAGCAGGTCGAGGTGCGCGACATCGTGCAACGCGTGGTTGACGCGATGCAGGCCACGATTCGCGATCATCGCGCGCGCGTCATCGTGCAGGCGCTGCCGCCCGTGTGGGGCGATCCGACAGCGCTCGAGCAGATCTTCGCGAACCTGATCGGCAACGCGATCAACTATCTGAGCCCGGAGCGCTCGGGTGTCGTCGAGATCGGCACGGCGCCTGCGCCGCCCGGCGTGCAGACGCTGCGCATCTTCTATGTGAAGGACAACGGCCTGGGTATTCCGGAAATCGCGATGCCGCGCCTGTTCAGCGCGTTCCAACGGCTGCACGGCAACGTGGCGGCGGGCGAGGGGATCGGTCTGGCGCTGGTGCGGCGCATGGTCGAGCGGCACGGCGGACGCGTGTGGGCTGAATCGACGGAGGGTGTGGGAACGACGTTTTATGTGTCGCTGCCGGATGCCGCTGCGCCGTCGCGCGACGACGAGCACGAGGCGGTGACAGGGGGCGATGGACAGGCGTTGCGGGCGGATGCGCGATAG
- a CDS encoding ammonium transporter, with protein sequence MDSLKTGTDTLFLLLGAAMVLAMHAGFAFLELGTVRKKNQVNALVKILVDFSVSTIAYFFIGYTIAYGVQFYGSAETLAAHNGYALVRFFFLLTFAAAIPAIVSGGIAERSKFNPQLFATFVLVGFIYPFFEGIVWNGHFGIQTWLTQTLGAPFHDFAGSVVVHAFGGWVALPAVMLLGARHGRYTRDGRIAAHPPSNIPFLALGAWVLAVGWFGFNVMSAQTIDKISGLVAVNSLMAMVGGTLTAWLAGRNDPGFTYNGPLAGLVAVCAGSDVMHPLGALMTGAVAGVLFVYMFTIVQNRWRIDDVLGVWPLHGLCGAWGGIAAGIFGLHALGGLGGVSFAAQVIGTLGGVVFATLGGTIVYGAIRMTVGLRIDQENEFNGADLSIHKITSTPERETVG encoded by the coding sequence ATGGACAGTCTGAAAACCGGCACCGATACCCTCTTTCTTCTACTCGGCGCGGCGATGGTGCTCGCGATGCACGCGGGCTTCGCGTTCCTCGAGCTGGGCACGGTCCGCAAGAAAAATCAGGTCAACGCGCTGGTGAAGATTCTGGTCGACTTTTCGGTATCGACGATCGCGTATTTCTTCATCGGCTACACGATCGCTTACGGCGTCCAGTTCTACGGCAGCGCCGAAACGCTCGCCGCGCACAACGGCTATGCACTCGTGCGCTTCTTCTTCCTGCTGACGTTCGCCGCCGCGATTCCCGCGATCGTGTCGGGCGGCATCGCCGAGCGCTCGAAGTTCAACCCGCAGCTGTTCGCGACCTTCGTGCTGGTCGGCTTCATCTACCCGTTCTTCGAGGGGATCGTCTGGAACGGCCACTTCGGCATCCAGACGTGGCTCACGCAGACGCTCGGCGCGCCCTTCCATGATTTTGCGGGCTCCGTGGTCGTGCACGCGTTCGGCGGCTGGGTCGCGCTGCCCGCCGTGATGCTGCTCGGCGCGCGCCACGGCCGCTATACGCGCGACGGCCGCATCGCCGCGCATCCGCCGTCGAACATTCCGTTTCTCGCGCTCGGCGCGTGGGTGCTGGCCGTCGGCTGGTTCGGCTTCAACGTGATGAGCGCGCAGACGATCGACAAGATAAGCGGCCTCGTCGCCGTCAACTCGCTGATGGCGATGGTCGGCGGCACGCTGACCGCGTGGCTCGCGGGCCGCAACGACCCGGGCTTCACGTATAACGGCCCGCTCGCGGGACTGGTGGCCGTATGCGCCGGCTCGGACGTGATGCATCCGCTCGGCGCGCTGATGACGGGCGCCGTCGCGGGCGTACTGTTCGTCTATATGTTCACGATCGTGCAGAACCGCTGGCGCATCGACGACGTGCTCGGCGTGTGGCCGCTGCACGGCCTGTGCGGCGCGTGGGGCGGCATCGCGGCGGGGATTTTCGGCTTGCACGCGCTGGGCGGGCTGGGCGGCGTCTCGTTCGCGGCGCAGGTGATCGGCACGCTCGGCGGCGTCGTGTTCGCGACGCTCGGTGGCACGATCGTCTACGGCGCGATCCGGATGACGGTTGGGCTGCGCATCGACCAGGAAAACGAGTTCAACGGCGCCGACCTGTCGATCCACAAGATCACGTCGACGCCAGAGCGCGAAACGGTCGGCTGA
- the crcB gene encoding fluoride efflux transporter CrcB gives MYLSILAVGIGGALGSLFRWFLGLRLNALFPALPLGTLASNVIAGYIIGVAVAYFGRNPQIAPEWRLFIITGLMGGLSTFSTFSAEIVQHLQQGRLNWAAGEIAIHVVASVIMTVLGIATVAIVSR, from the coding sequence ATGTATCTGTCCATTCTTGCCGTCGGTATCGGTGGCGCACTCGGTTCGCTGTTTCGCTGGTTTCTCGGTCTGCGCCTCAACGCACTCTTTCCGGCGCTGCCGCTCGGCACGCTCGCGTCGAATGTGATCGCGGGTTACATCATCGGCGTGGCCGTCGCATACTTCGGGCGCAACCCGCAGATCGCGCCCGAATGGCGCCTCTTCATCATCACAGGCCTGATGGGCGGCCTGTCGACGTTCTCCACGTTCTCCGCCGAAATCGTCCAGCATCTGCAGCAAGGCCGCCTCAACTGGGCCGCAGGGGAGATTGCGATTCACGTGGTGGCGTCGGTCATTATGACCGTGCTCGGCATCGCAACGGTCGCCATCGTCTCGCGCTGA
- a CDS encoding CHAD domain-containing protein encodes MKHDDRAHDVADSGGEAQAESTFAALAAPLVDEALSHNASIHADASPESLHQLRVALRRLRSLWWAYGPLLDRQENTRQRALYRFLADAAGKTRDWDILLELLAGEKSETNENGEEGATCAAPACLREARERALAASRETLVNADIRNVLHGALASTSKELNTAPERHALQKFAAKRVRAAEKSLRKRMRTASRAKRADYDLLHDVRKAGKKVRYLIELFGPVLDDVGQDQSLKRLKKLQQCFGELNDVTASIALLRENTSLFADETEAHAALVFLKERRKACRCEAVRLLREA; translated from the coding sequence ATGAAACACGACGATCGCGCGCATGACGTCGCCGATTCCGGCGGCGAAGCGCAAGCGGAGTCGACGTTCGCCGCGCTCGCAGCGCCGCTCGTCGACGAAGCGCTTTCGCACAACGCATCCATTCACGCCGACGCTTCGCCGGAATCCCTGCATCAGCTGCGTGTTGCGCTGCGGCGCTTGCGCTCGTTGTGGTGGGCGTATGGTCCGCTGCTCGACAGGCAGGAAAACACGCGGCAGCGCGCGCTGTACCGCTTTCTCGCCGATGCCGCCGGTAAGACGCGCGACTGGGACATCCTGCTGGAACTGCTGGCGGGCGAGAAGAGCGAAACGAACGAGAATGGCGAAGAGGGCGCGACGTGCGCCGCGCCCGCCTGTCTGCGCGAAGCGCGCGAGCGCGCGCTGGCCGCGAGCCGCGAGACGCTCGTCAACGCGGACATACGCAACGTGCTGCATGGCGCGCTCGCAAGCACATCGAAGGAATTGAACACGGCGCCCGAAAGGCACGCATTGCAGAAGTTCGCGGCGAAGCGCGTGCGTGCCGCCGAAAAGTCGTTGCGAAAGCGGATGCGCACGGCGTCCCGCGCGAAACGCGCCGACTACGATCTGCTCCACGACGTGCGCAAGGCGGGCAAGAAGGTTCGTTATCTGATCGAGCTTTTCGGCCCCGTGCTCGATGACGTCGGTCAGGACCAATCGTTGAAGCGTCTCAAGAAACTGCAGCAGTGCTTCGGCGAACTCAACGACGTGACGGCAAGCATTGCGTTGTTGCGCGAAAACACCAGCCTGTTCGCCGACGAGACCGAGGCGCACGCGGCGCTGGTGTTTCTGAAAGAGCGTCGCAAGGCATGCCGGTGCGAGGCGGTGCGGCTGTTGCGCGAAGCGTAG
- a CDS encoding PRC-barrel domain-containing protein, whose protein sequence is MTILDPKMNPVHGGAGIVGGGVGEGPGPEVMAAATLDGNKVVSSDGEHVGKISDIMLDVRSGRVAYAVLSEGGFLGMGSNLHAIPWGALTLDTDEKVFRVDITAQRIKDEPGFDKDHWPSMADETWGTQMHQYYNRDPYWTTTSVDPVAVRDRGL, encoded by the coding sequence ATGACCATACTTGACCCGAAAATGAACCCGGTACATGGGGGCGCAGGCATCGTCGGCGGTGGCGTGGGCGAAGGTCCGGGGCCTGAAGTAATGGCTGCGGCAACGCTCGATGGCAACAAGGTCGTCTCGTCGGACGGCGAACACGTCGGCAAGATTTCGGACATCATGCTCGACGTGCGGAGCGGACGCGTCGCTTATGCGGTGCTCTCGGAGGGCGGTTTCCTCGGCATGGGCAGCAATCTGCACGCAATCCCATGGGGCGCGCTGACGCTCGATACCGACGAGAAGGTGTTCCGCGTCGATATCACCGCGCAGCGGATCAAGGACGAACCGGGCTTCGACAAGGATCATTGGCCGTCGATGGCCGACGAAACCTGGGGCACGCAGATGCACCAGTATTACAACCGCGATCCGTACTGGACGACGACGTCCGTGGATCCTGTTGCGGTGCGGGATCGGGGGCTTTGA